In Ovis canadensis isolate MfBH-ARS-UI-01 breed Bighorn chromosome 3, ARS-UI_OviCan_v2, whole genome shotgun sequence, one DNA window encodes the following:
- the RXYLT1 gene encoding ribitol-5-phosphate xylosyltransferase 1 isoform X2, producing the protein MDVFQWPLGVATYRNFPVVEVNWSMLHNERPYLCNFVGTVYENSSRQALMKILKQDGNDNLCWVSAREQWQPQETNESLKNYQDALLQSDLTLCPAGVNTECYRIYEACSYGSVPVVEDVMTAGSCGNSSAYLNAPLQLLKSMNAPFIFIKNWKELPAILEKEKTINLEEKIQRRKRLLHWYQQFKTELKMRFTNILESSFLKNNKN; encoded by the exons ATGGATGTTTTCCAGTGGCCTTTAGGAGTAGCAAC ATACAGGAATTTTCCTGTGGTGGAGGTGAATTGGTCAATGCTACATAATGAAAGGCCATACTTGTGTAATTTTGTAGGAACTGTTTATGAAAATTCATCCAGACAAGCACTAATGAAAATTTTGAAACAGGATGGGAATGATAACCTTTGCTGGGTTTCAGCAAGAGAACA GTGGCAGCCTCAAGAAACAAATGAAAGCCTTAAGAATTATCAAGATGCTCTGCTTCAGAGTGATCTCACCTTGTGCCCAGCAGGAGTAAACACGGAGTGTTACAGAATATATGAGGCTTGCTCCTATGGCTCTGTTCCTGTAGTGGAAGATGTAATGACTGCTGGCAGCTGTGGAAATTCATCTGCGTACCTGAATGCTCCTCTGCAGTTACTCAAGTCCATGAATGCTCCTTTCATCTTTATTAAGAACTGGAAGGAACTTCCTGCtatcttagaaaaagaaaagactataaatttagaggaaaagattcaaagaagaaaaagattactTCACTGGTATCAGCAATTCAAAACAGAGCTAAAAATGAGGTTTACTAATATTTTAGaaagttcatttttaaagaacaataaaaattaa